Proteins encoded by one window of Chiroxiphia lanceolata isolate bChiLan1 chromosome 26, bChiLan1.pri, whole genome shotgun sequence:
- the CAVIN1 gene encoding caveolae-associated protein 1 → MEDTTLQIIEPPTVSETSEEQAPEEPIKSDQINGVMVLTLLDKIIGAVDQIQLTQTQLEERQQEMDSAVTSIQGELTKLTKAHTTTSNTVNKMLEKVRKVSVNVKTVRQNLEKQAGQIKKLEANEAELLKRRNFKVMIYQDEVKLPSKLSISKSLKEGEKLEKEGEGEEAPVGEDHAEEDHIQLSSDEEVEIEEIIEESRAERIKRSGMKRVDDFKKAFSKEKMEKTKLKTKENLEKTRHNLEKTRHNLEKRMNKLGTKIVTNERREKMKTSRDKLRKSFTPDHTIYARSKTAVYKVPPFTFHVKKIREGEVEVKATELVEVGGEEGENSDLMRGESPEMHTLLEITEETDAVLVDKSDSE, encoded by the exons ATGGAGGACACCACCTTGCAAATCATCGAGCCACCCACTGTCTCCGAGACCTCGGAGGAGCAGGCGCCCGAGGAGCCCATCAAATCAGACCAGATCAACGGCGTGATGGTGCTGACCCTGCTGGACAAGATCATTGGAGCGGTGGATCAGATCCAGCTGACCCAAACACAGCTGGAGGAGAGACAGCAAGAGATGGATAGCGCAGTGACCAgcatccagggagagctgaccAAGCTGACCAAGGCCCACACCACCACCAGCAACACCGTCAACAAGATGCTGGAGAAGGTGCGCAAGGTGAGCGTCAACGTGAAGACGGTGCGGCAGAACCTGGAGAAGCAAGCCGGGCAGATCAAGAAGCTGGAGGCCAATGAAGCGGAGCTCCTGAAACGCAGGAACTTCAAAGTCATGATCTACCAG GATGAAGTGAAGCTCCCGTCTAAACTGAGCATCAGTAAGTCTCTAAAGGAGGGTGAAAAGCTAGAGAAGGAAGGCGAAGGTGAGGAGGCACCTGTGGGTGAGGACCATGCAGAGGAGGACCACATCCAGCTCTCGTCAGATGAGGAGGTAGAGATTGAGGAGATTATTGAAGAGTCACGGGCAGAGCGCATCAAAAGGAGCGGCATGAAAAGGGTGGATGACTTTAAGAAGGCATTCTCAaaggagaagatggagaagACTAAGCTAAAGACCAAGGAAAACCTGGAGAAGACCCGCCACAACTTGGAGAAGACCCGCCataacctggagaagaggatgaaCAAACTGGGCACCAAGATTGTGACtaatgaaagaagagagaagatgaAGACCTCTCGGGACAAGCTGAGGAAGTCTTTCACCCCCGACCACACCATTTATGCCAGATCTAAGACAGCTGTCTACAAAGTGCCACCCTTCACTTTCCATGTCAAGAAAATAAGAGAGGGTGAGGTGGAGGTGAAAGCCACCGAGCTTGTGGAGGTtggtggagaggagggagaaaactCAGATCTGATGCGAGGGGAGAGCCCCGAGATGCACACGCTGCTGGAGATCACGGAGGAGACCGACGCGGTACTGGTGGACAAGAGCGACAGCGAGTAG